One Nostoc sp. ATCC 53789 genomic window, CTTAACCCTTCAGAACAAGCCTATTGGTCATCGTTTTCGTCTATACCGAGCGGTGATATCTGTGAAGAAATGTTCCAGACCAGAATGCAAAACAATCCACCTCATTCACCGGGAACAACGGAATTAATTGAAGAGGCGCTCTTTCAACTTGATACTATTTTTCAAAAGCAATTCTCTGTTCCACTTTTTAACGATATTAAACCAGATCAGAAAAATTTAAACAGCTTAAGTATAGGAGTATTTAGCAGTCAGTATAACGATGTTCTGGAACTTGCTAAAATTCTTTACGGATGGGTTATTGAAACTATGCAGATTGGCTCCCTCCGTGATGCGTTAACGGCTTTAGGCAAACCAATAGACAACAAGCTAAGACAAATAAAGCTGTTGGAAAACATATTGATGGCTAAGGGAATAGACCAAGCTCAAGCTCGATCAATAACTGCCCCCTTAGTTGCTTTAAATGAGCTTCGTGGTGGTTCAGCACACATCGGTAATCCTGACTTAGAAAATTGTTTTCGATTAATGGGCGAATCAACAATTCCTCAAACGCCTAGAAAAGGCTGGAATTTATGTGTTGATGCTGTGGTATCCTGCTTAAATTCAATAATAAGTGCCTTCGCTTTGTAACCAGTGGCTTGCTTACCTAACTTCAGCTCCAACAAAATGCGATCGCGTAAAATTTCAAGTTCTGCAACAGACAATCCAACAAACTGTTTTGCGATGGGCTGCGTCCCGCTTTTGGCGATGGTCTCCGACCGACCGGAGGTCATCGCGGTATCAAATGTTTGATGAAACTCGCTCTGCCGTGTAATACGTGTAATACTTGGTTGAGGTTCGTTTTCCCTCTGATGTCAGCTAGGCTATATTTACCCCAACTGCTACACATTTGGCATTCGGCAGGGGAGACGATAGCGATCGCCCTTGGCGCGACGACTGCGAGAACTGCTGCTACAATCCAAACAATCATCGTTGGCACGCGGCTCCACATTGATAATGCTGCGTTCTCGCGCAAACCTTAATTGATGGCACAGTTGGACTTCTGGTTGATAAAGTCCTGTGAACATCATCATAAAATCGTTCACAGCTTGCTCGGCAGACTTAACATTGAGTGCAATGACGCTGGGTTGAGCGATATGTTCATCCTCAACATACCGTTGAGTTCGCCGTTCTTCTTCACTCAATGCTTCTTGTTGTAACCTACCAGCCGGAATTAATTCATGGCAGTGGAGACAACCACCATAAGCATAAGGAAGTACGGGTCGAGTAGCAGTGAAAATATCTCCAACTTGCCTAGTTTGCTTATCAACAGGAACCTTAGCACCAATCTGAATTCCTGGAATCAGATACTGATGCACTAGGGCGTTGAAAACTAGACGGCTTTGCATCGAGTCCGCTGCCAAGAACAAGAAATCGGCATCTACTAGTAACTTTGCGATCGCTTCATCGACGATATTTCCCACAACCGCATCATAGCGGATGGAGGGATTAGCAAGTTTTGCAACCCGGCGGGCGACATGGACTTTATAAGCAGCCAGTCGTTTGCCGAGTTTTTGCAACCACGGAATCGGCTGTTTAGTTAACCAAGTCATTGCATCCCAAGGATTTGTGCCAACAATTCGGGGTCGATTAGTTAATTCAATGCGGTCAAAGTCGATAGCGACGATATGTCCAACTCCCAAGTGGGACAACCATTCATTGAT contains:
- a CDS encoding ThiF family adenylyltransferase, which codes for MNKSIEFRIDQPLYQKLDRHLFPGDGDEHGAVIAAGIVETPRGICLLAREVFLAQDRIDYVPGTRGYRALTAKFVAEISGYCAEQNLCYFAVHCHGGRDEVCFSADDMASHERGYPALLDITRGGPVGALVFAKNAVAGDIWTPSGRFQLDHMTVIGSHIRRLYPAPQPRLCAANPMYDRHARLFGDVGQEIFANLKVGIIGLGGGGSLINEWLSHLGVGHIVAIDFDRIELTNRPRIVGTNPWDAMTWLTKQPIPWLQKLGKRLAAYKVHVARRVAKLANPSIRYDAVVGNIVDEAIAKLLVDADFLFLAADSMQSRLVFNALVHQYLIPGIQIGAKVPVDKQTRQVGDIFTATRPVLPYAYGGCLHCHELIPAGRLQQEALSEEERRTQRYVEDEHIAQPSVIALNVKSAEQAVNDFMMMFTGLYQPEVQLCHQLRFARERSIINVEPRANDDCLDCSSSSRSRRAKGDRYRLPCRMPNV